TGGGCAAGCGTCAGCCGATGCGGCGCATCGTGCAGGCGCGCACGCTGTCGCCGATCACGTCGATGCCGGGCCGCAAGGGGTATCTGCGTGGACAACTCATGCGTGATCAGGACACCGGTGAATACCTCGTGCAGGCACTCGGCGGTGCACCCGGTGCCTCGACGCATCTGCTCGCCACGCTCGCGGAGGCCAACTGTCTGGTGATCGTGCCCGCCGACGTCGAAGAGGTACGGACCGGGGAGACGGTCGACGTCGCGTTCCTGGCGCAGCGCGGCTAGCTAGATGGGGATTTTTCGGGCGAGCGCGGCGCATCCGGGATGGCCGGATCTGGTGGGCCCGCTACGGGTTCCGGCCGGGGTGGTGAGGTTACGTCCGGTCCGCATGCGCGACGCCGCCGCGTGGAGCCGCATCCGCCTGGCCGATCAGGACCACCTGGAGCCGTGGGAGCCCGTGACGGGCATGGATTGGAAAGTGCGGCACGCGGTTACGTCGTGGCCGTCGATCTGCTCGGGACTACGCGCCGAGGCGCGACACGGCCGCATGCTGCCGTTCGTGATCGAGTTGGACGGCGAGTTCGTCGGGCAACTGACCATCGGCAACGTGACGCACGGGGCGCTGCGGTCGGCCTGGATCGGCTACTGGGTGGCGAGCGCCAAGACCGGTGGAGGTATCGCCACGGCCGCGCTCGCGATGGGACTCGACCACTGTTTCTCGGCGGTGCAGCTGCATCGCGTCGAGGCCACGGTGCGCCCCGAGAACGCGCCGAGCCGGGCCGTGCTGGCGCATGTGGGGTTCCGCGAGGAGGGGCTGCTGAAGCGCTACCTCGAGGTGGACGGCGCGTGGCGGGATCATCTGCTGGTGGCCATCACGGCCGAGGAGTTGCCGCAGTCGGCCGCGCACAACCTGGTGGCGGCCGGGCGCGCGCAGTGGTGTTGACGACGCGCCGGAGTTTCGGCGCGTCGAGAGCG
This region of Mycolicibacterium goodii genomic DNA includes:
- a CDS encoding GNAT family N-acetyltransferase, yielding MGIFRASAAHPGWPDLVGPLRVPAGVVRLRPVRMRDAAAWSRIRLADQDHLEPWEPVTGMDWKVRHAVTSWPSICSGLRAEARHGRMLPFVIELDGEFVGQLTIGNVTHGALRSAWIGYWVASAKTGGGIATAALAMGLDHCFSAVQLHRVEATVRPENAPSRAVLAHVGFREEGLLKRYLEVDGAWRDHLLVAITAEELPQSAAHNLVAAGRAQWC